ATGCCGGCCAGCAGGCGCGGCACCACCAGGTCGAAAATACTGGCCTTGTGGTACATGACGCAGCCCGGCAGACCCAAAACGGGCACGGAGCCGCGCGGTCCGGTTGCATAGGCCAGAAGAAACATGGCTCCCGGATATACGGGCGCGCCGTAACTGAGCACTTCCGCTCCGGAAGCGCGGATGGCCGTGGGCGTGCGATCGTCCGGGTCAACGGACATGCCGCCCGTGACCACGATCATGTCCGCGCCCTGATGCAAAAAATCCACAATGGCGGACGCCGTCATGGACACCTCGTCACTGGTGAGGGTCTGCCCCATGACAGTACTGCCCAGTTTGGCGAACTTTTTTTGCAGCACTGGCCCAAAGGCGTCCTGAATGCGGCCGTAGTACACTTCACTGCCAGTGGTCACCACGCCCACCCTGGCGTGCGCAAGAGGCAGCACCTCCATGACGGGGCCACTGACGCTGGCCTCCATGCGGCGCAGCTTTTCTTCCTCAATCATGAGCGGCACCACGCGCGTGCCCGCCACAGCCCGCCCCTTGGCCACAAACTGCATGCTGTGCAGCGTGGCTATGGTAATTTCGCCCAGACTGTTGATCCTGGTCAGCGCAGGCACGTCAATACGCAACAGGCCGTCACATGCGGCCAAAAGATCGATGCGCCCTTCCCTGGGTTCCCCGGCCACAAGGTTTTTGCCCACCGTGGCGGCCACAATGCGGGAGGCGGCGTCATTTTCATGAACCATGCCGGGGAGCGGTTCGAAAACATAAAGATGCTCCTTGCCTACTTCGAGCAGCACCTTGATATCTTCGGGCCGTACCACATGGCCCTTGCTGAAGATCGGCCCCTTGCTCTCACCGGGTACAATCCGCGTTATATCGTGACAAAGAACACTACCCACTGCGTCATGAACATGTATGGTTTTCATGCAAGGCTTTGCCATGAATACTCCTGAATGATGCTTGATCTGATGCTCAGATTAGGCAGATAATACCACCCTCACAACAAAATGCAAAATAAAATTCAGGATTTATAAAGTGTGGACACAATAAACAACTGGTATCTTATGTGTTACGTTTTGATTTTCTCCATTTTGACAAAAAGCGTGACTATTAAACCCTAGTTAAAAGATATAATACCCTGCGGGAATTGACAGAGCACGCATTCTCTGCGACAGGGAGTGGAAGAAAATGATCCGAAATCACGTCAGATGATCATGGCGCAGCGACTCGCCGCCGTCAGGAGTCCGCATGAACACAAACCTCGGTATGTCACGCACACAGCGCTTTCACCGGCTGGCCACACTGGCTGCCGCACTTTTTCTCACCCTGCCCCTGGCCGCCTGCGGCTTTGGCGACAACCCGCAGAAGGCTGACACGCCCCCTGGCCCTGTGGAAAACTTCATGATACTTTCCACTCCCGGCCAGACCTCCGTTGTGGACGACGTACAGTTCGGCCAGGGCGTAAACGTGAGCGTTGACGAAGTCTTTACCTCGGCCAAGGGGGAAAACTGCAAACGCGGCACAGTACTGGCCGGGCAGAAGGAAGCCGAAGTGGTGGTCATCTGCCAGGACGAACAGGGACGTTGGATCATGGCTCCCAGAGTATGGGGACAGGGTATCTCCAAGCCGTAATTTCAGCGGGGGCTGACCCCGAAACTATTGCAGGCGCGCGGCGCGGCTCAGCCGCGAAACCGCGCGTCTTATCCTTTGGAACACCATGCTGCAAAAACACTACTTTCTCGCCATCTTGGCGCTGTTGACCCTTTGTGGCGCAGCCCGGGCCGATGACAACGTGCGGCCTTACGCGGCCAATCTTTTTCAGGGCAATTTCGCCCACAACAAGGAAGGCTCCGTCATCGCTCCCGGCGACCGGGTGGTGGTGCGTCTGTGGGGTGGCGACCTTAACGTTGATCGCACCCTGACCGTGGGGCCGGACGGGCACATGAACCTGCCCGAAGTGGGTGATATGCCCGCAGCAGGGCTTGCCTACGACAAGCTGATTGACGCCCTGCGCAGCAAGCTGTCCGCCAACGGGCACCCCGACGTGCAGATCTACGCCGCACCCCTGGACGCCCGGCCTGTGTCCATCTTTGTGACCGGCGGCGTAGCCCGCCCCGGCAGCTACACCGGCGGCCCCAACGATCCCATGCTCAGCTTTCTGGACAAGGCAGGCGGCCTTGACCCTGTGCGCGGAAGCTACCGCGACATCCATCTTATGCGCGACGGAAAATCCGTAGCCAACCTTGACCTCTACCCCTTTGCCCGCAAGGGCGTGCTGCCCGCCGTGCGGCTGCAGGACGGCGATACGCTGGTGGTGGGCGAAAAAGGCCCCACAGTCACGGCCACGGGCGTGGTGCGCAATGCGGCGCTTTTTGAATTTCCCAAGGGGCAGGCCACCGGGGCGGCTCTCATCGATCTGGCCGAACCCGAAAGCCGCGCCTCGCACATCACCCTCAACGGCACACGCAACGGCGCGCCCTACAGCACCTATCTGCCCCTGAAAGACCTGCGCAACCTGCGTCTTGAAGACGGCGACAAGGTGCAGTTCATCGCCGACGCCTCGGGCAACACCATAATGATTGAAGTCCAGGGCGCGGTGCGCGGCGCTTCGCGCTTTCCCGTACGTCAGGGCGCGCGCCTGCGCGACGTGAAGAACTTCATTGCCGTGGAACCTGAGCGCGCCAACCTTGACGCCATGTACATCAAGCGCAAGAGCGTGGCCGTGCGGCAAAAGAAGGCCATTGCCGATTCCCTGCGCCGCCTGGAAGAAACCGCCCTCACCGCCTCTTCGGCCAGCACCGATGAAGCGCAGATCCGCGCGAAGGAAGCCGAAATGGTGTCCAAGTTTGTGGAGCGCGCCAAGGCTGTGGAACCAGAAGGCGTGGTGGTGCTCGAAGGCGGCCCGGACAAGGCCGACCTGAGCCTGGAGGAAGGAGACATCATCGTCATCCCCACCAAGAGCGACGTTGTGCTGGTCAGCGGCGAGGTCATGGTTCCCCAGGCCATGCTCTGGGCCAAGAAGAAGGATTCGGACGACTACATCAAGAGCGCGGGCGGCCTGACCAACCGCGCGGACAGCGACAAGATTCTTGTCATGCACCAGAACGGCTCGGTGACGCAGGGCGGCAGCCACATTTCGGCTGGCGACCAGATACTGGTGCTGCCCAAGGTGGAATCCAAAAGCATGCAGGCCGTCAAGGACATCTCTCAGGTGCTCATGCAGGTGGCCATTTCCGCCAGAGTGCTGCTGGGGCTGCCCACGCTGTAACACCCGCCCCGCACCACAAACGATCACAACGACAAAAAGCCCGGAAACGGGCTTTTTGTTTTGCACCCCCACGAAAACAGCGAGGTACGGCTTTGCCCCTCCATCAGGGTGCAATGCTCCAAACCAGCGGCGCGCAAGCCCCGCCCCAAGTCGCCGCATGGTTTTGGCGTCCACGGCCCGGTCAAGCCAAACTTAGAGGTGTGCATTTTATGGGCTTTAGTGTACACTGCTTCCAAGCTTACGATCGGCATGACTCCGGATCAATGCCGGTTTTCTCTTCAGGACAGGAAGGACGCATGGATCAGGCCCTGAAAAACTGTGACCTTTTCGCACATATGACAGCCGATGAAGCCAGACTCTGTCTGGGTTGCAGCGGCGCTGTGGAGGAGAAATACGGCAGGGGGGGCATGGTTTTTTGCGAAACCGATTCGCCCACCCGTCTGTTCGTCCTGCTGGAGGGCTCCGTCACGGTGGGACGCGACAGCGCCGACGGCAGACGCGCGGTCATGGCCCGCATTGACAGCCCTGGCGATCTGTTCGGCGAAGTGTATGTTTTTCTTGATCAGACCACCTACGGCTGTAGCGTGCAGGCCGAAAGCCCGGTACGGGTTCTGGCCATACCCGCCAAGTTCTTTTATTCTACCTGTGAAAAGCGTTGCGCCATGCACGCGCAGATCATCCGCAACATGCTCTCGGTCTTTGCGCGCAAGGCATTTTTTTTAACACGCCGGGTATCGCTGCTATCATCCGGCAGTCTGCGGCGCAAGATCGCCGCCCTTCTGCTGGAGCACCGCACCCCGGACGGGGCAGTGAATCTGGGCATGAACCGTGAACAGATGGCTGATTTTCTTGGTGTAACGCGCCCGTCCCTTTCGCGGGAACTGGCGGCCATGCGTGACGAAGGGCTGCTGGACGTACGCGGCAAAGCCATCGTCCTGCCCCACCCCGAACGGCTGAAAGAATTTTACGATTATTTTGTTCCGTAACATATGTTACGGACTCGCTGACTCCCCCTTGCTATACAGGAATCGTCAAAGCCAAGGAGGGGATCATGCAACGCTTCCTCAAAAATCTCGATTACGCCACGGCCCTGCCCCTTGCAGCGCAGGTGGCGTACCAGCCCGGGCAGATAGCCAGCAAGACTCTTGTTCAGAACGCCGCTGTGAGCATGACGCTTTTCGCCTTTGACCAGGGCGAGGAAATCAGCGCACACACCTCCACAGGCGACGCCTTTGTCCTGGCCCTGGACGGTCAGGGGCAGGTCAGCATCGATGGGCAACCCACCGTTCTCAAGGCAGGCGAAGCCATAGTCATGCCCGCCGGACACCCGCATGCCGTCAGCGCGACCGAACGCTTCAAAATGCTGCTGATGGTCGTTTTTCCCACAGAAAATCAATAAAACTTATAGCGCCGTGCCCGCCATGCGCGGGTTCACCCAAGCCTCCGCCGCAACGGAGCCGCAAGAAGGATACCACCATGAGTAATGCCATGTTCTGCTATCAGTGTCAGGAAACCGTAGGTAACAAAGGTTGCACCCAGGTCGGCGTGTGCGGCAAAAAGCCTGAAACCGCCGCGCTTCAGGACGTGTTGATCTACGTGTCCAAGGGCCTTGGCCAGATCACCACGCGCCTGCGCGCCGAAGGCAAGACCATTGACCACAAGATAGACCAGCTGATCGTGGGCAACCTTTTTGCCACCATCACCAACGCCAACTTTGACGACGACATTCTGGCCGAACGCATCCGCATGACCTGTAAGGCCAAGAAGGAACTGGCCGCCACCCTCGGCGACAAGACCGGCCTTAGCGACGCCGCCCTGTGGGACGCCACCGACAAGTCCGCCATGCTCGCCAAGGCGGGAACCGTGGGCGTCATGGCCACCACTGACGACGATCTGCGCTCCCTGCGCTGGCTCATCACCTTCGGCCTCAAGGGTATGGCCGCCTATGCCAAACATGCCGACGTGCTGGGCAAGCATGAGAACAGCCTTGACGCCTTCATGCAGGAAACCCTTGCCAAAACCCTGGACGACAGCCTGAGCGTGGGCGACCTCGTGGGTCTTACCCTTGAAACCGGCAAGTTCGGCGTTTCGGCCATGGCCCTGCTTGACGCCGCCAACACCGGCGCCTACGGCCATCCCGAAATCACCAAGGTCAACATCGGCGTGGGTTCCAACCCCGGCATCCTCATCTCCGGCCACGACCTGCGCGACCTTGAAATGCTGCTCCAGCAGACCGAAGGCACGGGCGTTGACGTGTACACGCACTCTGAAATGCTGCCCGCCCACTACTACCCCGCCTTCAAGAAGTACGCCAACTTCAAGGGCAACTACGGCAACGCATGGTGGAAGCAGAAGGAAGAATTCGAAAGCTTCAACGGCCCCATCCTGCTGACCACCAACTGCCTTGTGCCCCCCAAGGAAAGCTACAAGGACCGCGTGTACACCACGGGCATCGTGGGCTTCTCGGGCTGCAAGCACATCCCCGGTGAAATCGGCGAACACAAGGACTTCAGCGCCATCATCGCCCATGCCAAGAACTGCCCCGCGCCCACGGAAATCGAGACCGGCGAGATCATCGGCGGCTTTGCCCACAATCAGGTGATGGCCCTGGCCGACAAGGTCATTGACGCCGTGAAGTCCGGCGCCATCAAGAAGTTCGTGGTCATGGCCGGCTGCGACGGCCGCGCCAAATCCCGCGACTACTACACGGAATTTGCCGCCGGCCTGC
This DNA window, taken from Desulfovibrio sp. 86, encodes the following:
- a CDS encoding molybdopterin-binding protein; translation: MKTIHVHDAVGSVLCHDITRIVPGESKGPIFSKGHVVRPEDIKVLLEVGKEHLYVFEPLPGMVHENDAASRIVAATVGKNLVAGEPREGRIDLLAACDGLLRIDVPALTRINSLGEITIATLHSMQFVAKGRAVAGTRVVPLMIEEEKLRRMEASVSGPVMEVLPLAHARVGVVTTGSEVYYGRIQDAFGPVLQKKFAKLGSTVMGQTLTSDEVSMTASAIVDFLHQGADMIVVTGGMSVDPDDRTPTAIRASGAEVLSYGAPVYPGAMFLLAYATGPRGSVPVLGLPGCVMYHKASIFDLVVPRLLAGIKVTPEDVAALGHGGFCSGCPECTYPMCPFGK
- a CDS encoding DVU3141 family protein; its protein translation is MNTNLGMSRTQRFHRLATLAAALFLTLPLAACGFGDNPQKADTPPGPVENFMILSTPGQTSVVDDVQFGQGVNVSVDEVFTSAKGENCKRGTVLAGQKEAEVVVICQDEQGRWIMAPRVWGQGISKP
- a CDS encoding polysaccharide biosynthesis/export family protein, giving the protein MLQKHYFLAILALLTLCGAARADDNVRPYAANLFQGNFAHNKEGSVIAPGDRVVVRLWGGDLNVDRTLTVGPDGHMNLPEVGDMPAAGLAYDKLIDALRSKLSANGHPDVQIYAAPLDARPVSIFVTGGVARPGSYTGGPNDPMLSFLDKAGGLDPVRGSYRDIHLMRDGKSVANLDLYPFARKGVLPAVRLQDGDTLVVGEKGPTVTATGVVRNAALFEFPKGQATGAALIDLAEPESRASHITLNGTRNGAPYSTYLPLKDLRNLRLEDGDKVQFIADASGNTIMIEVQGAVRGASRFPVRQGARLRDVKNFIAVEPERANLDAMYIKRKSVAVRQKKAIADSLRRLEETALTASSASTDEAQIRAKEAEMVSKFVERAKAVEPEGVVVLEGGPDKADLSLEEGDIIVIPTKSDVVLVSGEVMVPQAMLWAKKKDSDDYIKSAGGLTNRADSDKILVMHQNGSVTQGGSHISAGDQILVLPKVESKSMQAVKDISQVLMQVAISARVLLGLPTL
- a CDS encoding Crp/Fnr family transcriptional regulator, with product MDQALKNCDLFAHMTADEARLCLGCSGAVEEKYGRGGMVFCETDSPTRLFVLLEGSVTVGRDSADGRRAVMARIDSPGDLFGEVYVFLDQTTYGCSVQAESPVRVLAIPAKFFYSTCEKRCAMHAQIIRNMLSVFARKAFFLTRRVSLLSSGSLRRKIAALLLEHRTPDGAVNLGMNREQMADFLGVTRPSLSRELAAMRDEGLLDVRGKAIVLPHPERLKEFYDYFVP
- a CDS encoding cupin domain-containing protein, with the protein product MQRFLKNLDYATALPLAAQVAYQPGQIASKTLVQNAAVSMTLFAFDQGEEISAHTSTGDAFVLALDGQGQVSIDGQPTVLKAGEAIVMPAGHPHAVSATERFKMLLMVVFPTENQ
- the hcp gene encoding hydroxylamine reductase, with the protein product MFCYQCQETVGNKGCTQVGVCGKKPETAALQDVLIYVSKGLGQITTRLRAEGKTIDHKIDQLIVGNLFATITNANFDDDILAERIRMTCKAKKELAATLGDKTGLSDAALWDATDKSAMLAKAGTVGVMATTDDDLRSLRWLITFGLKGMAAYAKHADVLGKHENSLDAFMQETLAKTLDDSLSVGDLVGLTLETGKFGVSAMALLDAANTGAYGHPEITKVNIGVGSNPGILISGHDLRDLEMLLQQTEGTGVDVYTHSEMLPAHYYPAFKKYANFKGNYGNAWWKQKEEFESFNGPILLTTNCLVPPKESYKDRVYTTGIVGFSGCKHIPGEIGEHKDFSAIIAHAKNCPAPTEIETGEIIGGFAHNQVMALADKVIDAVKSGAIKKFVVMAGCDGRAKSRDYYTEFAAGLPKDTVILTAGCAKYRYNKLALGDIGGIPRVLDAGQCNDSYSLAVIALKLKEVFGLEDVNDLPIVYNIAWYEQKAVIVLLALLSLGVKNIHLGPTLPAFLSPNVVKVLVEQFNIGGVSTAQDDLKAFLG